The following are encoded together in the Capsulimonas corticalis genome:
- a CDS encoding dihydrodipicolinate synthase family protein, whose amino-acid sequence MKPTWTGVFPALTTHLHEDQTLDLDATAKHIEVMIESGVQGLVMLGSLGENAALEADEKRRVMEMTVDVARGRVPVLSGVSETSTAAACRYARDMERLGADGLMVLPAMVYKSDPSETMIHFRAVADASDLPIICYNNPIAYGVDITPAMFAQLADEEKFVAIKESSGNTCRISDIINLVGDRYMLFTGVDDLALESIMLGAKGWIAGIGLAFPKENQYLWDLAMAGEWEKARELYRWYMPLLHLDVSLKFVQNIKLCIQECGLGAEWVRAPRQPLAGAEREAVLKVIRHGLANRPSIPTLALA is encoded by the coding sequence ATGAAGCCCACATGGACTGGCGTATTTCCCGCGCTGACAACCCACCTGCACGAGGACCAGACGCTGGATCTCGACGCGACCGCCAAGCATATTGAAGTCATGATCGAATCCGGCGTGCAGGGCTTGGTGATGCTGGGTTCGCTCGGCGAAAACGCCGCGCTGGAGGCCGACGAAAAGCGGCGCGTGATGGAGATGACGGTGGATGTGGCGCGGGGGCGGGTTCCAGTTCTCAGCGGCGTTTCGGAAACCAGCACGGCGGCGGCCTGCCGGTACGCCCGCGATATGGAGCGGCTCGGGGCGGACGGGCTGATGGTGCTTCCGGCGATGGTTTACAAGTCGGACCCGTCCGAGACGATGATCCATTTCCGGGCCGTCGCGGACGCCTCCGATCTGCCGATCATCTGTTACAACAATCCCATTGCATACGGCGTGGATATTACGCCCGCGATGTTCGCGCAGCTGGCCGATGAAGAGAAGTTCGTCGCCATCAAGGAATCGTCGGGCAACACCTGCCGGATTTCGGACATCATCAATCTGGTGGGGGACCGCTACATGCTCTTTACCGGCGTGGACGATCTTGCGCTCGAAAGCATCATGCTCGGCGCGAAAGGCTGGATCGCCGGCATCGGCCTGGCGTTTCCAAAAGAAAACCAGTATCTCTGGGATCTGGCGATGGCGGGCGAGTGGGAGAAGGCGCGTGAGCTTTACCGCTGGTATATGCCGCTCCTGCATCTGGATGTCTCGCTGAAGTTCGTGCAGAACATCAAGCTATGCATCCAGGAGTGCGGACTCGGCGCCGAATGGGTGCGCGCTCCCCGGCAGCCGCTCGCCGGCGCGGAGCGTGAGGCCGTTCTTAAGGTGATCCGCCATGGGCTGGCGAACCGGCCGTCTATTCCCACGCTGGCGCTGGCGTAA
- a CDS encoding proline racemase family protein, whose product MTDRIRETVHVIDSHTEGEPTRTVISGGPNLCGGSIAEKLSVFRESYDGFRSGVVCEPRGSDVLVGALLVAPSDPSCAAGVIFFNNVGYLGMCGHGTIGLVATLAHLGVIVPGRHRIETPVGIVTATLHHSGKVSVENVPSYRWVKQAPVSVDGYGVVRGDVAWGGNWFFLVNDHGQDLTLANAKTLTDFTVKIQKALAAQSVTGRDGREIDHVELFAPSETAGSRNFVLCPGEAYDRSPCGTGTSAKLACLYADGKLAEGEVWRQEGILGTAFEGTVAVQGEEIIPTISGRAYITADTQLVFDPADPFREGIR is encoded by the coding sequence ATGACCGATCGTATCCGCGAGACCGTTCACGTCATCGATTCCCACACGGAAGGCGAGCCGACGCGCACCGTGATTTCGGGAGGTCCGAATCTCTGCGGCGGCTCCATCGCGGAGAAGCTGTCGGTGTTCCGCGAGTCGTATGACGGATTTCGGTCGGGAGTCGTCTGCGAGCCGCGCGGGTCGGACGTATTGGTCGGCGCGCTGCTGGTCGCGCCGTCGGATCCATCCTGCGCGGCGGGCGTTATCTTTTTTAACAATGTCGGATATCTCGGGATGTGCGGGCACGGAACGATCGGCCTGGTCGCCACATTGGCGCATCTGGGCGTCATCGTCCCCGGCCGGCATCGGATCGAAACCCCCGTGGGGATCGTCACCGCGACGCTGCATCATTCGGGGAAAGTCTCCGTCGAAAATGTCCCGAGCTATCGCTGGGTGAAGCAGGCGCCGGTGAGTGTCGATGGGTACGGCGTGGTTCGCGGCGATGTGGCCTGGGGCGGCAACTGGTTCTTTCTGGTGAACGATCACGGTCAGGATCTCACGCTTGCGAACGCGAAGACGCTGACGGATTTCACCGTGAAGATCCAGAAAGCGCTCGCGGCGCAGAGCGTAACCGGGCGCGATGGACGCGAGATCGACCATGTGGAGCTGTTCGCGCCGTCGGAAACGGCCGGAAGCCGGAATTTCGTTCTGTGTCCCGGCGAAGCGTACGACCGATCGCCCTGCGGCACGGGGACCAGCGCCAAACTCGCCTGCCTCTACGCCGACGGGAAGCTGGCGGAAGGGGAAGTGTGGCGTCAGGAAGGGATCCTGGGAACGGCGTTCGAGGGAACGGTTGCCGTCCAGGGCGAGGAGATCATCCCGACGATCTCCGGGCGAGCGTACATTACGGCGGACACTCAACTGGTCTTCGATCCCGCCGATCCGTTTCGCGAGGGCATTCGCTGA
- a CDS encoding DUF1559 domain-containing protein → MTTLSIRNRNLQSGFTLIELLVVIAIIAILASILFPVFAKAREKARQTSCLSNQKQIGLGLMQYVQDYDETLTQAFYGGFDWSQNDDSHYKWEDAVYPYVKSEAVFNCPDEENYATNHFIYNRNLPNNNNSMENHGSYGMNVTYFGDNQFDHQSLKHHPTGGDDGGCKTVAAIGSPSDTIWVMDANYFQVAWWNVASQEIPTNPDSGAVTSSNQIMIRHTGRTNTLFCDGHVKALTFGQLSTPVNDTSGLDVGAWKYFTTEDD, encoded by the coding sequence ATGACCACACTGTCGATCCGCAATCGTAATTTGCAATCGGGTTTTACACTCATCGAATTACTCGTTGTTATCGCTATCATTGCGATTCTTGCCTCCATCCTTTTCCCCGTGTTCGCTAAAGCGCGAGAGAAGGCCCGGCAGACTTCCTGCTTAAGCAATCAGAAGCAGATCGGTCTGGGATTGATGCAGTATGTCCAGGACTATGATGAGACGCTCACTCAGGCGTTTTATGGCGGTTTCGACTGGTCCCAGAACGATGACTCCCATTACAAATGGGAGGACGCCGTTTATCCCTATGTCAAGAGCGAGGCGGTTTTCAACTGTCCGGACGAAGAAAATTACGCCACCAATCACTTCATCTACAATCGGAATCTCCCGAATAATAACAACTCCATGGAAAACCATGGCAGCTATGGAATGAATGTCACCTATTTTGGCGACAATCAGTTCGATCACCAGAGCCTTAAGCACCATCCGACCGGCGGCGACGACGGCGGCTGCAAAACGGTGGCCGCCATCGGTTCTCCATCAGACACGATCTGGGTTATGGACGCCAACTATTTCCAGGTCGCCTGGTGGAATGTGGCCAGCCAGGAAATCCCAACAAATCCGGACTCCGGCGCCGTGACCAGTTCGAATCAAATTATGATCCGGCATACCGGACGCACGAACACGCTGTTTTGCGACGGCCATGTCAAAGCCCTGACGTTTGGACAGCTGTCGACGCCGGTCAACGATACATCGGGTCTGGATGTCGGCGCATGGAAATACTTCACGACGGAGGACGATTAA
- a CDS encoding glycoside hydrolase family 127 protein, protein MSTPKIDPPAAPSLTRRRFLQAVGAAGAGAALGVGAARPAHSLANREARVDSEEAIKDAVPCIARPLPLTDVRLTGGPLKHAQDLDAAYLLKLEPDRMMAYLRAQAGLAPKAKGYGGWDSDGKSLAGHIAGHYLSAVSLMYAATGDARFKQRADILAAEMKTVQDANGNGYLGAQEDGKKRYAELANGVIRSGGFDLNGLWSPWYVEHKIFAGLRDAYRYTGNKTALSVEKKFAGWVEATLAGLDDAQDQKMLNTEFGGMNEALADLYADTGDKRWLALSDKFQHRAVLEPLARRQDILGGLHGNTQIPKLIGSLSRYVYTGDAADGVAARFFWDTVVEHHTFATGGHGQNEYFGPPDQLSAHVDGRTDESCNVYNMLKMTRELFALDPDIKYAEFHERALFNHVLGSMDPEDGRTCYMVPVGQGVQREYQDMFESFTCCVGTGMENHALHGYGIYYTAGEKLWVNLYAPTIADWKAKGARLSMSTNFPEGETATLTITLKSPKELTLALRRPRWAGEGFRVAINGKPVAALPRPGAYVELKRRWKSGDTVTLSLPKTLRMEPLPDNPSRVALMWGPLVLAGDLGPERDDDAPRPPVPVFTTAERPVAEWLKPAANAPGQFQSIGAGRNPGGAGQAMEVQFTPFYRLHRRTYAAYWDLYTSEEWTKKAAEIAAEQETQRKLDAATVAFAQPGQMQTERDFNQQGEETEPDRLMGRAGRRGRQWFSFDLPVDPAHPMALIVTYNAQERDTRIFDILVNGVKVGAETVERGLTPKFYDVTYAIPSDVVSGKTKVTVRFQTAGGKEIAAVYGIRMIRSDQAR, encoded by the coding sequence ATGTCTACACCCAAGATCGATCCCCCGGCTGCCCCTTCCCTCACTCGCCGGCGCTTCCTCCAGGCCGTGGGAGCGGCCGGCGCGGGAGCGGCGCTGGGCGTCGGCGCGGCGCGCCCCGCCCATTCGCTGGCGAACCGGGAGGCGCGCGTGGATTCCGAAGAGGCGATCAAGGATGCTGTTCCCTGTATCGCGCGGCCTTTGCCGCTGACGGATGTGCGGCTGACCGGCGGTCCGCTGAAGCACGCGCAGGATCTAGACGCCGCTTATCTGCTCAAGCTCGAACCCGATCGAATGATGGCGTACCTGCGCGCGCAAGCAGGTCTTGCGCCCAAGGCAAAGGGCTATGGCGGCTGGGACAGCGACGGCAAGAGCCTGGCGGGGCATATCGCCGGACACTATCTCTCGGCGGTGAGTTTGATGTATGCCGCCACTGGCGACGCGCGTTTCAAGCAGCGGGCGGATATCCTGGCGGCGGAGATGAAGACCGTTCAGGACGCCAACGGCAATGGTTATCTGGGCGCTCAGGAGGACGGGAAAAAGCGATACGCCGAGCTGGCGAACGGCGTGATCAGATCCGGGGGCTTCGATCTGAATGGGCTCTGGTCGCCATGGTACGTGGAGCACAAGATCTTCGCGGGACTTCGCGACGCCTATCGATACACGGGCAATAAAACCGCGCTGAGCGTTGAGAAGAAGTTTGCCGGCTGGGTGGAGGCGACGCTGGCTGGATTAGACGATGCCCAGGACCAGAAGATGCTGAATACCGAGTTCGGGGGCATGAACGAGGCGCTGGCGGACCTTTACGCCGACACAGGCGATAAACGCTGGCTGGCGCTGTCGGACAAGTTCCAGCACCGCGCCGTTCTGGAGCCGCTTGCGCGCCGGCAGGATATCCTCGGCGGTCTGCACGGCAACACGCAGATTCCCAAGCTGATCGGGTCGTTGTCGCGTTACGTCTACACGGGCGATGCGGCGGACGGCGTCGCCGCCCGGTTCTTCTGGGACACCGTCGTGGAGCATCACACCTTCGCGACCGGGGGGCACGGGCAGAACGAATACTTTGGACCACCCGACCAGCTTAGCGCGCATGTGGATGGCCGCACGGACGAGAGCTGCAACGTCTACAATATGCTCAAGATGACTCGCGAGCTGTTCGCGCTGGATCCGGACATCAAGTACGCCGAGTTCCATGAGCGGGCGCTGTTCAACCATGTCCTCGGATCGATGGACCCGGAGGACGGGCGAACGTGTTATATGGTCCCGGTCGGTCAGGGCGTCCAGCGCGAATATCAAGACATGTTCGAAAGCTTCACCTGCTGCGTGGGCACCGGGATGGAGAACCACGCGCTGCACGGGTACGGAATTTATTACACGGCCGGCGAGAAACTCTGGGTGAACCTTTACGCGCCGACCATCGCCGACTGGAAGGCGAAGGGCGCCCGCCTTTCCATGAGCACGAACTTCCCCGAGGGCGAGACGGCAACGCTGACGATAACATTGAAATCTCCCAAGGAGCTCACGCTCGCGCTGCGCCGGCCGCGCTGGGCCGGCGAAGGGTTCCGTGTGGCGATCAACGGCAAGCCGGTTGCGGCGTTACCCAGACCCGGCGCGTATGTTGAATTGAAGCGGCGATGGAAGAGCGGCGATACGGTGACGCTCTCGCTGCCGAAGACACTGAGAATGGAGCCCTTGCCGGACAATCCCAGTCGAGTGGCGCTGATGTGGGGGCCGCTGGTCCTCGCCGGCGATCTCGGGCCGGAGCGCGACGACGATGCGCCGCGCCCGCCCGTTCCGGTCTTCACGACGGCGGAGCGGCCCGTTGCGGAGTGGCTAAAGCCCGCTGCGAACGCGCCCGGGCAGTTCCAGAGCATCGGCGCGGGGCGCAACCCCGGCGGCGCAGGGCAGGCGATGGAAGTCCAATTCACGCCGTTTTATCGGCTCCATCGGCGTACGTACGCCGCTTACTGGGATCTGTACACCAGCGAGGAATGGACCAAGAAAGCGGCGGAGATCGCCGCCGAGCAGGAGACACAGCGCAAGCTGGACGCGGCCACCGTCGCGTTCGCGCAGCCCGGACAGATGCAGACCGAGCGCGATTTCAACCAGCAGGGCGAAGAAACGGAGCCGGACCGATTGATGGGCCGCGCGGGGCGCCGGGGCCGACAGTGGTTTTCCTTCGATCTCCCCGTCGATCCCGCGCATCCCATGGCGCTGATCGTCACGTACAACGCGCAGGAGCGGGACACACGGATCTTCGATATTCTGGTCAACGGCGTCAAAGTCGGCGCAGAGACTGTCGAGCGAGGTTTGACGCCGAAGTTCTACGATGTCACCTACGCCATCCCCTCGGACGTCGTGTCGGGCAAAACCAAAGTCACGGTGCGCTTCCAGACCGCCGGCGGCAAGGAGATCGCCGCCGTCTACGGCATCCGGATGATCCGGTCCGACCAGGCGCGGTGA
- a CDS encoding DUF1559 domain-containing protein: protein MTKIWNRNRNGISGFTLIELLVVIAIIAILAAILFPVFAKAREKARQITCLSNLKQLGLGFTQYVQDYDEKYPSIGGVDPNWETDTNGNQAGWANQIYPYVKSVGVYACPDDSTINQAQPTYTTPRKVSYNINYFVFVYDYGPSPGVDNFGGAALSQFNAPSSTFLLYEISDTTTQQYTGNQGDPSAPITIQNASGGSSGDYGWLPTRHDSTLEYSSNYLAADGHVKYLKASSVSFGTGTPGGNNDTTTDNLGAKKQVMTIRLQ, encoded by the coding sequence ATGACAAAAATTTGGAACCGCAATCGCAATGGAATATCGGGTTTTACTTTGATTGAACTGCTCGTCGTCATAGCAATTATCGCGATTCTCGCGGCGATACTATTTCCCGTCTTCGCCAAAGCTCGTGAGAAGGCGCGGCAGATCACCTGTCTGAGCAATCTCAAGCAGCTCGGGCTTGGATTTACTCAGTATGTTCAGGATTATGACGAGAAGTATCCGAGCATCGGCGGCGTCGATCCCAACTGGGAAACAGACACCAACGGCAATCAAGCGGGCTGGGCGAACCAGATCTATCCGTACGTGAAGAGTGTCGGCGTCTACGCTTGTCCCGACGATAGCACGATCAACCAGGCGCAGCCGACTTACACCACGCCGAGAAAAGTCTCGTACAATATCAACTACTTCGTCTTTGTCTATGACTACGGCCCGTCACCGGGCGTGGATAACTTCGGCGGAGCCGCTCTGTCGCAGTTCAATGCGCCAAGCAGCACGTTCCTGCTTTACGAAATCTCCGACACGACGACGCAGCAGTACACCGGCAACCAGGGCGACCCGTCGGCGCCGATCACGATCCAAAACGCGTCCGGAGGATCGAGCGGCGACTACGGCTGGCTTCCAACCCGTCATGACTCCACCCTGGAGTACTCCTCCAACTACCTGGCGGCCGACGGTCATGTGAAGTATCTCAAAGCGTCCAGCGTTTCGTTTGGAACGGGAACGCCCGGCGGAAACAACGACACCACGACCGACAATCTGGGCGCCAAGAAGCAAGTCATGACGATTCGACTGCAATAG